One Pseudobutyrivibrio xylanivorans genomic window, TGCAGCGAGCAATGCATAATACCCGGCTATAGCTGCATAGCCAGCAGCCTCATAAGGATCATCACAGCTCTGGGCCTTTGACCAGTTTTCCTCTGAAAGTCTGTCATGCTCCTGTTTGTCTGATAATGCCTGCCTCATCTTTGGAACAATAACAGAGCCGTCAAGCAATTCGCTTCCAACGAAGGCTATCAGCGAATTAAAATCTGCTATATCACTCTCATTAGCCTTTTTCAAATTGCTAATAACAGTTTTATACTGGCTGCAGCTTGACTTCAGAGCATCAAAAGCATCGCTCTTTATACTTGAATCATTCATAAAGTCTGAGATTGCTTTCTCAGCCAGCTCAATTGCCTGAACATCTACTAATAGTTTATCTATTGCGTCATTGGATTGATCCATTATGGCAGACGGATCCAAATAATCTTTTTCTAACATATATTCACCCCTACAGTTTTATCGTTCTCCAAGATTCCAAAAGCCTTGTAACATCTGGTCGTACTCTTCGAAATCTAATCCCAATTTGCTGATATTTGATGACTCCTTATCCATTGCTGAGCCAAGGCTTTGAAGCAATGCCTGACACTCCAGGTATGCCTGCTTACTATTTGCATTGGCCGAAATTGTTGTCTTTTCATCAGTTGTTGAAAGAGCTCTCATTTCAAGGTATGATGCAGCCTTTCCCACGGACTGAGACTGTGAACCTACATCTGCTGACGCAACTACAATTGTTTGATTAGGCATCCTTCTTCTCCCCCTCTTTTTCCTTTTCTTCAGCAGCCATCTGCGCCTTTATTTCCCTTTCCTCTTCATCAAAGGCCTTCATCTGCTTTCTGTATTCGTGATCGACCTGCTCGTAAAACTCCCTCTGTTTTACCTGCATGTCTCTATATATCGCTTCTCTCTCAGAATAGATATCCATAAGCTTTGCATCAGGCTTCATGGTTGTTGTCTCGTTCATCTGAATAGACAACTCCTTGGTCTTTCTGATGATTTCCTCATCCATTGCCTCGATACGCCTCTTGATACCATTATAGGTATCCTGCATATTTTCTCGGCGTTTGCAAAGCTCAGATAATTCTTTCTTAAAATCCTTCTTTTCTCCCATAAATAATCCTTTCAAATATTTACTTGAGTCCATCTATCGTCTGTCTAAGAAGCGTTCCCTGATGGTGGAACTATTTGACCATCCTTTACCTGCACTTCAACGCCCCAGTTGCTGAGAATCCATTTGCTTAGGATTTCATCCTTATCCTCCATGGTCTCATAGGCATTGTAAATATATGTCATCAAGCTACCATAGAGTGTAACCATCTTCTGAATGTGGGCATACAATGAACCAATGTACATTGTCATTTCCTCTTTAGCCTCACCAATGTATGCACCCTCTAATGCGGTCTTTGCTGTGTATACCTCTGTCATGGCATTTCCCAGACTAGTGGTAATATTTGTAATTTCCTGCACATAATTTAGCAGGGCAACACCTGTTTTTATTTCATTATTCTCCGCCATAATAATCCTTCCAAATATTTACTCCATCTCTTCCAAAGAATAAAAATGATTGTTCATATATACCGAGAATTCTTCTTTTGAAAATCTATATTCCTGGAATAACTTGCTGCTATGCATCTTTACTGCGCAAGCATACACAATAGCTTTATCATTAAATGGTCCAGTAAAGATACAATCTGCATGATCATCTACGGAATATAGGTACCAACTACCTTTAATCTCCATGCAGCCACTCATACCAGGCTTACGAACAAATTCACCTACAATAAAGTCACTTCCTATTTCCAACTTACTCTCTAAAATATCGCATATTTCTTTCTTAGAAATCATTTAAATACCTTCACTAGAATACTCAGTTATCTTAAAAATGTCTTATTTACAATTTCTCTTTTTATAACATCTATTTCAAAAATAATGCCTAATTCGTAATGCGCTTTTAATAAGTCATCTGAAATCTTTTCAATTTCGTCAAATCCTCTAGGAATTTTTGCCTGAACAATATCATTAATCTTCCAAATTTCATTTCCTTCATAATCAAAAGCAATAACATTATTTGGAACTTCTTTTCTTTCTCTCAATAAAAGCAAAAAGAAATCATTGTACTCAAGTATTTGACTTATATTTATATCAAATTCCAGCATTTTTCCATTTACATCAATAATAGTATTATTTATTTTTTTTATCATTTTCAAATCTCCTATTTCAAATCATGTATATCTAAAAACCAATCATCATCTAACAAAACATCTTTCAATGCATATTGCGCATCACCACCTAATGTTCCCCACGATTCCTGTGGTCCAACAATACTTACCTCCAATGGAGTGTCGGCAGGAATATTTGGATAAACTACTTTATCAGGTACCTGTGGCAATGCATATTTTTCAGCAATTTCAGCTGCTGTGAGTCCTTCTATATCGTCTGCACGAAGAATAAATGGACTCTTTGGCTTGTTTACACCTTCTTTAAAGACTCTGGCATACTTGAAATCTCCAGCTTCAACATTGTAGACTTTAGTCCCATCTGCTACAGGTGGTAAAGTATATCCCATATCTGCCCAGTCAGCATTTGCCACTGCTGCATTTTCAGTATCTATTAATACATAACCTTCTCTTTCAATTTTATCCCCAAGTTCATCGCTTAGTTTTATATAGTCAATAGCTTCATCACTAGATTCCACATTCACTGATTCTGTTGAATAAAATGTATTTCCC contains:
- a CDS encoding TIGR04197 family type VII secretion effector yields the protein MPNQTIVVASADVGSQSQSVGKAASYLEMRALSTTDEKTTISANANSKQAYLECQALLQSLGSAMDKESSNISKLGLDFEEYDQMLQGFWNLGER